The Ascidiaceihabitans donghaensis genome includes the window GAAGCGAGCTATAATACAGAGATTGCTGTTATTGCGGCCTTGGCGTCTGTTGCCATCAGCAAAGATAAGATTCACGGAATCATATTGATGGTCGAGATGGGCGATCAGCGCGACGGGATATTACCTGAGAACTTGGCTGACATTGCGCAACAGGTTATGAAAATGACTGGCGTCGTGTTGAAAGGCATTGGTGCAAACTTTGCGTGTCTGAGCGGAGTAGCGCCCACCGCATCTCAAATGGCCACGCTCGCCACCCTGGCGAATGAGCTTGAGGGGGTGTGCGGCCCAGTCCTTAAAACCGTGTCCGGTGGCAACTCTGCAAACTTGCCTTGGGCGCTTGGAGAGCAAACCACTGGTCGCATCAACGACCTAAGACTGGGGGAAGCAATACTTCTGGGTGTTGAACCGGTGTCTGGCGACCGGATCGGAAAAATGCACACGGACGCCTTCACGCTTGTCGCAGAAGTCATTGAAACGGAAACAAAACCTACGCCTTTCCCCATTGCCTTGGTGGATCCAACTTTGGCAAGGCTTCACATTGTACCAACCAGTGGTGCCACCACGCGTCTTATCCTCGCGATAGGGCATCAGGACACGGACATTTCGGGGCTTTCGTTGCCTGTTGGATGCGCATTGATCGGTGCCACCAGCGATCATCTCGTCATTGAGGTGAACCGATGTACGATGAAACCGGGATCCGAAGTGAGGTTTCAGATGAACTACAAAGCGT containing:
- a CDS encoding alanine/ornithine racemase family PLP-dependent enzyme; translated protein: MRCPRIEVDLSKIRRNTKTVARRLGPLGIGVTGVTKAVCGHPAIGQAMLDGGALGLAEARISNVQRLRQAGITCPVTLIRTPMLSQVDEVVHFCEASYNTEIAVIAALASVAISKDKIHGIILMVEMGDQRDGILPENLADIAQQVMKMTGVVLKGIGANFACLSGVAPTASQMATLATLANELEGVCGPVLKTVSGGNSANLPWALGEQTTGRINDLRLGEAILLGVEPVSGDRIGKMHTDAFTLVAEVIETETKPTPFPIALVDPTLARLHIVPTSGATTRLILAIGHQDTDISGLSLPVGCALIGATSDHLVIEVNRCTMKPGSEVRFQMNYKALMHAMAAPDIEVKLLNDPLTKQPLQIQGKSEHLTLVWKNLA